The following coding sequences are from one Wenzhouxiangella sp. AB-CW3 window:
- the nadD gene encoding nicotinate-nucleotide adenylyltransferase, with the protein MNRATAVFGGTFDPVHYGHLRAAAEVSEKLDVDDFRLLPAGQPPHRDLTGAEAYHRLAMLELALAPYPDLTVDEREVRREGPSYMVETLHSIRRESADAPVILCLGQDAANQLAGWHRWRELFELAHLVVMKRPRSRPRYPDAVARELAPRRARSTAALMNEPAGRVRNLEVTQLAISSTDIRNRLAAGRDPRFLLPATVLAYIRKHGLYDARGG; encoded by the coding sequence ATGAATCGCGCCACGGCCGTTTTCGGGGGGACCTTCGATCCGGTGCATTACGGTCACCTGCGGGCGGCCGCCGAGGTCAGCGAAAAACTCGATGTCGACGACTTTCGTCTTCTGCCCGCCGGGCAACCGCCGCACCGCGACCTGACCGGGGCCGAGGCCTATCATCGTCTGGCCATGCTGGAGCTGGCGCTGGCACCGTATCCCGATCTGACGGTCGACGAACGCGAAGTGCGTCGCGAAGGGCCGTCCTACATGGTCGAGACGCTGCATTCGATCCGGCGCGAGTCGGCGGATGCACCGGTCATACTGTGTCTCGGGCAGGATGCCGCCAACCAGCTTGCCGGCTGGCATCGCTGGCGCGAGCTGTTTGAGCTCGCCCACCTGGTGGTCATGAAGCGGCCGCGAAGCCGACCACGTTATCCCGATGCCGTGGCCCGGGAGCTGGCCCCGCGTCGCGCGCGATCGACTGCAGCGCTGATGAACGAGCCGGCGGGCCGCGTACGCAACCTGGAAGTGACCCAGCTGGCCATATCCTCCACCGATATCCGCAACCGGCTGGCGGCCGGCCGAGACCCGCGATTCCTGCTGCCGGCCACGGTGCTGGCCTATATTCGCAAGCACGGGCTGTACGACGCCAGAGGCGGGTGA